One window of Dama dama isolate Ldn47 chromosome 30, ASM3311817v1, whole genome shotgun sequence genomic DNA carries:
- the LOC133049373 gene encoding leucine-rich repeat transmembrane protein CCDC168-like, which produces MKHQCLITLGVKEGDRDEAQPPVSAPQRTEVAEKTDVSLSSKRQNMCLPESDASQEKICKEQDLLKEGSNSRTLVEPALYSITETPHLENTIPNQLGRDGLRETDTLQGSKGQTFLCANAEAQQYTPAVEIGDVKPDPILERLLNSASCPSGELIHVREAGNATGKESVSIPVVSDVNLWETEMPKLTNLLLTSNEWKINCSEKGRTEQQNSSNQRKGNLLEFISSCILHQLHIERRKKEVSAKGMSSAVLSPVVQKASNAVDIPVDQPPCSGRKEHQQESTCKALPTSLSHSMMDIFQIKLPGVMKAAREVDSPRHHNSNTEGIGLPVAESEEQPECVQRIWPNLASDPSKDILFQSKMPSEKTALEEVVSTVEYTPSTEGLGSHITGKGDQQEKGMSETLQKSTSHSQTGLHQTNISVQEVKFDDTSKMHSEYSTPQAKEALKGMDVIVGYTQKSEKGQNLPRVEQKQQHLLIPSENFPSLRIPSELTSYPQNSPWLLPHLTPQTKEALSKVGNVSSRTKGLDLISKEQPNTQRECGLEWTVPSAPPTQMTRQNTRPPLESSSETTKYQNVSLLKGKKLSDGEQVIDSITNVRSPKLSVRKKVHLCKACQKKVQKELCLPGFFSHSLSIHMPPLPENKRQKNDLKQGVEKDIVHTQRTLEKLIFSNIFNTTDYGGPSNRSELQRKIKEEVVNWKHTKVKPDLVVTDVYESIPSLKLNIKTSDEIISNNVKRIKPLISQRKEKIRIKGVNVKGTMDPNITLKAKKPSRSHMLSEKELSGQLNIIKEESEGQTGKGTLGVKLTNLFASVPSLSTLDLISRTKGGGDMSRIPQNCLPPLKLQATSNIRKASFAESISRESLSNIIGSKHFPQKKREDEDDTVYVKDKRGCKRATFKRKKKLFKHTLHGNELQWNNKEQEKMMQEDESDGNVVLNKPHASIPSSSHLEQGPRVKEAASQTISWFCPPSLTLQELSDAVITYKEPADDNLSNIARSKYMSQKNKNKVDLALKEIRHPQRMPLEVNQSPVAQELQLNIKEKEEKIKQDKGKQVGIQRQSCVSISSPPYSEVDTRREGKAVMLRKTKSCFLQPKLQESSDMGNIAYEKSVSDDISNSVKKAEEHAIQEEEEGVNMEKVLLLTKKNSPLSQEVQLEVEEQKKKIQRIQGEPSVILICTSRPATSFDSNTRMIEANDRAKVTRYSCSGLHHQISSDVVKKANQESTERGIISDVQAANEFMPQKGEDQGETANMNCMKYSKETSSKAKEFPLPHVPSNPGSHSPQTRDEPANRRENLGHAQERKCELDEVLTGLCLPPFTLNKGEEEKQGALTSCLPPLWRRKSSDAQELKNTVSPLSEISGDSKRTKYVTQEEKDIANIFVRDPVHPKSLALKVRKSPLFHMLEAKKLQVNIKEQVKREQKGRRDTVVILSKICPFVTSSTHLKSDTIKEDRGGPGVLRHSVPHLKIQASWPSVQRAPPKSTDRKKEKQYPPPKERDRAHTTVVRGSVHASGSDFKAKTSRPPRVFGIAEHAALSRRKEAQPSAEGSAEQGQGGTGDPGVTPTKTPPALPSPSDHRLDAGIKEDKHLPAVTGFSPPFQLLESSGAGKIRYADFSQGISSCNITVRTNGRVSYKETEIRVKRKDEKDRTHPKITAVEAHTSPLTHLLSRNRLPLNVEEQGKEVQDGSGMVLRETRASLPSPSYLRQDASRNEKKDTERITQSCFPPLKIYDPLNLNSKADAKSFDGHLLKNKARLKTDNEDRVLPISVHQKAKELPLSHRCDVKESQCKIKKQKKMVQREDSELVTRLRNICTSLLTLPYLKSDKPEGERYMIRITKLPPPQAESKESSQYADTNEGELSKDVKILKEHMLQKEERERKENVDMNSRVDPHNMDLKAKESPFVLTHNLTDQSIREEGMSVLPRSSFPPVNFQKSSSSEEVVHVESMARDTVISPSREKYLPQNKKEDGVERRNFVSPKHQGKEMQESKDEPVG; this is translated from the exons ATGAAACACCAATGCCTCATCACCCTGGGAGtaaaggagggagacagagatgaggCCCAACCTCCAGTATCAGCTCCACAGAGGACGGAAGTAGCTGAGAAAACAGATGTTTCTTTAAGTTCAAAAAGACAGAATATGTGTCTTCCAGAGTCAGATGCTTCTCAAGAGAAGATTTGCAAGGAACAGGATCTGCTGAAAGAAGGAAGTAATTCAAGGACACTGGTGGAGCCTGCTTTGTACTCCATTACGGAAACCCCTCATTTGGAAAATACCATTCCAAATCAACTGGGAAGAGATGGCTTAAGAGAAACTGATACCTTGCAAGGTTCAAAAGGACAGACGTTTCTTTGTGCGAATGCAGAAGCCCAGCAATATACGCCTGCAGTGGAGATCGGAGACGTGAAACCAGATCCCATTCTGGAACGTCTCCTGAATTCAGCATCTTGCCCCAGTGGGGAACTTATTCATGTGAGAGAGGCAGGAAATGCAACAGGGAAAGAAAGTGTTAGCATCCCTGTTGTTTCAGACGTCAATCTATGGGAAACCGAGATGCCAAAGTTAACGAACCTTCTATTAACATcaaatgaatggaaaataaaCTGTTCCGAGAAAGGAAGGACAGAGCAGCAAAACAGTTCTAACCAGAGGAAGGGAAATCTTCTGGAATTCATTTCCTCTTGCATATTGCATCAACTCCATATTGAAAGGCGAAAGAAAGAAGTCTCAGCCAAAGGAATGAGTTCAGCAGTTTTGAGTCCAGTGGTCCAGAAAGCATCAAACGCAGTAGATATTCCAGTGGATCAACCTCCGTGCTCAGGAAGAAAAGAACATCAACAGGAAAGTACATGCAAGGCTCTCCCAAcatctctttctcattctatgaTGGATATATTTCAGATTAAATTGCCAGGGGTAATGAAAGCAGCAAGGGAAGTAGATAGTCCAAGACACCACAATTCAAATACAGAAGGAATTGGCTTGCCTGTTGCAGAATCAGAAGAGCAACCAGAATGTGTACAACGTATTTGGCCAAATCTTGCTTCTGATCCTTCAAAAGATATATTATTTCAAAGTAAGATGCCGTCTGAAAAGACAGCATTGGAAGAAGTAGTTAGCACTGTGGAGTATACTCCAAGTACAGAAGGACTTGGTTCACATATTACAGGAAAAGGAGACCAGCAAGAGAAAGGGATGTCTGAGACCCTTCAAAAGTCCACATCTCACTCCCAAACAGGTCTCCACCAAACTAATATCTCAGTGCAAGAGGTAAAGTTTGATGACACAAGTAAGATGCATTCCGAATATTCAACTCCACAGGCTAAGGAAGCATTAAAAGGAATGGATGTTATTGTTGGATAtacacaaaaaagtgaaaaaggacaaaACTTACCCCGCGTGGAACAAAAGCAGCAGCACCTACTGATTCCCTCTGAGAATTTTCCCTCCCTGAGAATTCCCTCTGAGCTTACATCTTACCCTCAAAACAGTCCCTGGCTCCTGCCACATTTAACACCTCAGACGAAGGAAGCATTATCAAAAGTAGGTAATGTGTCGAGCAGGACAAAAGGATTAGACTTGATTTCTAAAGAACAACCAAATACTCAACGTGAGTGTGGCCTGGAATGGACTGTACCCTCAGCTCCTCCAACGCAAATGACAAGACAAAATACAAGGCCACCTTTAGAATCATCCAGTGAAACTACAAAATATCAGAATGTCTCGTtgctgaaaggaaagaaattatcgGATGGGGAGCAGGTAATTGATTCAATAACAAATGTTAGATCCCCCAAGCTAAGTGTTAGAAAGAAGGTCCACTTATGTAAAGCATGtcaaaaaaaagtacaaaaagagCTGTGTCTTCCTGGATTTTTTTCACATTCTCTTTCTATCCATATGCCTCCTTTGcctgaaaataaaagacagaagaaTGACCTAAAACAAGGAGTTGAGAAAGACATAGTACACACCCAAAGGACTTTGGAGAAATTGatattttcaaacatatttaATACCACTGACTATGGTGGCCCAAGCAACAGATCAGAACTGCAGAGGAAGATAAAAGAGGAAGTGGTAAATTGGAAACATACAAAGGTTAAACCTGATTTGGTTGTGACAGATGTATATGAGTCCATCCCTTCTCTCAAACTAAATATAAAGACATCTGATGAGATTATCTCAAATAACGTAAAACGAATTAAACCACTTATATCGCAGAGAAAGGAGAAGATTAGAATAAAAGGAGTCAATGTGAAAGGAACAATGGATCCCAACATTACCTTGAAGGCAAAGAAACCATCACGATCACACATGCTCAGTGAAAAGGAATTGTCAGGGCAGTTGAACAttataaaagaagagagtgagggGCAGACAGGCAAAGGTACATTAGGTGTGAAACTGACAAACCTGTTTGCTTCTGTACCATCTCTGTCAACTCTTGATTTGATTTCAAgaacaaaaggaggaggagaTATGTCAAGAATACCACAGAACTGCCTTCCACCACTAAAGCTCCAGGCAACATCAAATATCAGGAAAGCGTCATTTGCAGAGTCAATTAGTAGAGAGAGTTTAAGCAACATAATAGGATCAAAACATTTCCCACAGAAAAAGAGGGAAGATGAAGACGATACAGTGTATGTGAAAGATAAAAGGGGCTGCAAAAGGGccacttttaaaagaaagaaaaaactttttaaacacACACTGCATGGAAATGAACTGCAGTGGAACAAtaaagagcaagagaaaatgaTGCAGGAAGATGAAAGTGATGGAAATGTAGTTCTGAATAAGCCCCATGCCTCCATTCCATCTTCTTCTCACCTGGAGCAGGGTCCTAGAGTAAAAGAAGCGGCATCACAAACAATATCATGGTTCTGCCCTCCATCACTGACCCTCCAGGAACTGTCAGATGCAGTGATAACATATAAGGAGCCAGCTGATGATAATTTAAGCAATATAGCAAGATCAAAATATAtgtcacagaaaaacaaaaacaaagtggaCCTGGCTTTGAAAGAGATAAGGCATCCCCAAAGAATGCCTCTGGAGGTGAACCAGTCTCCAGTTGCCCAGGAATTGCAGTTGAAcatcaaagaaaaagaggaaaagataaagCAAGATAAAGGTAAACAGGTTGGGATTCAGAGACAGTCTTGTGTTTCCATCTCTTCTCCACCTTACTCTGAAGTGGACAcgagaagggaaggaaaagcaGTCAtgctaagaaaaacaaaatcctgtTTTCTACAACCCAAACTCCAGGAGTCATCAGATATGGGAAACATAGCATATGAAAAGTCTGTTTCTGATGATATCTCAAACAGTGTAAAAAAAGCTGAAGAACATGCAAtacaggaagaagaggaaggagtTAACATGGAAAAAGTCCTCCTTTTGACGAAAAAGAATTCACCACTTTCACAGGAAGTCCAGTTGGAGGTggaagagcaaaagaaaaagatacaaagaatTCAAGGTGAACCAAGTGTGATTTTGATCTGTACTTCCAGACCTGCCACTTCTTTTGACTCGAATACAAGAATGATAGAAGCAAATGACAGAGCTAAAGTAACAAGATACTCTTGTTCAGGACTACACCACCAGATATCATCAGATGTAGTGAAAAAAGCAAATCAAGAGTCAACTGAAAGAGGTATCATAAGCGATGTACAAGCAGCAAATGAATTTATGCCCCAGAAAGGAGAGGATCAAGGAGAAACAGCCAATATGAATTGTATGAAGTACTCCAAAGAGACAAGTTCCAAAGCAAAGGAGTTCCCACTTCCACACGTCCCCAGTAACCCTGGGAGCCACAGCCCCCAGACTAGAGATGAACCAGCAAACAGAAGGGAAAACCTGGGACATGCACAGGAAAGAAAGTGTGAACTAGATGAAGTTCTGACAGGACTTTGTCTGCCTCCGTTTACATTAAACAAAGGCGAGGAAGAGAAGCAAGGAGCTCTCACATCCTGTCTTCCACCATTGTGGCGCAGGAAGTCATCAGATGCACAGGAGTTAAAAAATACAGTGTCACCTCTGAGCGAGATCTCAGGCgattcaaaaagaacaaaatacgtGACGCAGGAAGAAAAGgatatagcaaatatttttgtGAGAGACCCAGTGCATCCCAAGTCCTTAGCTTTGAAGGTAAGGAAATCCCCGCTTTTCCATATGCTCGAGGCAAAGAAACTGCAGGTGAACATTAAGGAGCAAGTGAAAAGGGAGCAGAAAGGGAGAAGGGACACAGTTGTGATTCTGAGCAAAATCTGCCCTTTTGTCACTTCTTCAACGCATCTTAAATCTGACACAATAAAAGAAGACAGAGGTGGTCCGGGAGTCCTAAGGCATTCTGTGCCACATCTCAAGATCCAAGCCTCATGGCCTTCAGTACAGAGAGCGCCTCCAAAGTCAActgatagaaagaaagaaaaacaatatccGCCACCAAAAGAAAGGGACAGAGCACACACAACAGTTGTGAGAGGCTCCGTGCATGCCAGTGGCTCAGATTTCAAGGCAAAGACATCACGCCCGCCTCGTGTGTTTGGTATTGCTGAGCACGCTGCTCTGAGCAGGAGAAAGGAAGCGCAGCCAAGCGCGGAGGGGAGCGCAGAACAGGGGCAGGGGGGAACTGGAGACCCTGGTGTGACTCCAACAAAAACCCCCCCTGccttgccttctccatcagaCCACAGACTGGATGCAGGGATCAAAGAAGACAAACACCTGCCTGCAGTCACGGGATTCTCTCCACCATTTCAGCTCCTTGAGTCATCAGGTGCAGGGaaaatcagatatgcagatttcaGTCAAGGTATTAGCTCGTGTAATATAACAGTAAGAACTAACGGACGTGTGTCATATAAAGAGACAGAGAtcagagtaaaaagaaaagacGAGAAAGATAGAACACATCCCAAAATCACAGCTGTGGAAGCCCACACATCCCCACTTACACATTTACTCAGTAGAAACAGACTGCCTTTGAATGTCGAAGAGCAAGGGAAGGAAGTGCAGGACGGCAGTGGAATGGTTCTGAGGGAAACTCGTGCCTCCTTACCTTCTCCATCTTACCTAAGACAGGATGCTAgcaggaatgaaaagaaagatacagaaaGAATAACGCAATCCTGTTTTCCACCGCTGAAGATTTATGATCCACTCAATCTAAACTCAAAAGCAGATGCTAAGTCATTTGATGGtcatttgttaaaaaacaaagctaGACTCAAAACAGATAATGAAGACAGAGTGCTTCCAATATCTGTGCATCAGAAGGCAAAGGAATTACCACTTTCACATAGATGTGATGTCAAAGAATCACAGtgcaaaattaaaaagcaaaagaaaatggtACAGAGAGAGGACAGTGAACTAGTTACAAGATTGAGAAACATCTGTACTTCTTTACTGACTCTACCATATCTTAAATCTGATAAACCAGAAGGAGAGAGGTACATGATAAGAATCACAAAATTGCCTCCCCCACAAGCAGAGTCCAAGGAATCGTCACAATATGCTGACACCAATGAGGGGGAactttcaaaagatgtaaaaatattaaaagaacacATGCtgcagaaagaagagagggagagaaaggaaaatgtgGATATGAATAGTAGAGTGGACCCCCATAACATGGATTTGAAAGCAAAGGAATCACCTTTTGTACTTACACACAATCTAACTGACCAATCTATAAGAGAAGAGGGCATGTCAGTGCTACCAAGATCCTCTTTTCCCCCAGTAAACTTCCAGAAATCATCAAGTTCTGAGGAAGTGGTACATGTAGAGTCAATGGCGAGAGATACTGTCATCAGTCCCtccagagaaaaatatttgcccCAGAACAAGAAAGAGGACGGAGTAGAAAGAAGAAACTTTGTATCTCCCAAACATCAAGGAAAGGAGATGCAGGAAAGTAAAGATGAACCAG TTGGATAA